The following proteins come from a genomic window of Yinghuangia sp. ASG 101:
- a CDS encoding enoyl-CoA hydratase codes for MSTPPADTAYETIRVERRGRTALLTLDRPKALNALNLKVMEEVVAATHGLDRDPDVGCIVITGSAKAFAAGADIKEMRPHDYMDVYLADWFSTWDRLGELRTPTIAAVSGYALGGGCELAMMCDILLAADTAVFGQPEIKLGVIPGIGGSQRLTRAIGKAKAMELCLTGRTMNADEAERAGLVSRIVPAADLLDEALAVAGTVAGMSAPIAMMAKESVNRAFETTLAEGVRFERRVFHATFATADQKEGMAAFTEKRSPSFTHR; via the coding sequence GTGAGTACCCCACCCGCCGACACCGCGTACGAGACGATCCGCGTCGAACGCCGCGGACGCACCGCGCTGCTCACCCTCGACCGGCCCAAGGCCCTCAACGCCCTCAACCTGAAGGTGATGGAGGAGGTCGTCGCTGCGACCCACGGGCTCGACCGGGACCCGGACGTCGGCTGCATCGTGATCACCGGCTCGGCCAAGGCGTTCGCCGCCGGCGCCGACATCAAGGAGATGCGGCCCCACGACTACATGGACGTCTACCTCGCCGACTGGTTCTCCACCTGGGACCGCCTCGGCGAACTGCGCACACCCACCATCGCCGCGGTCTCCGGCTACGCGCTGGGCGGCGGCTGCGAACTCGCCATGATGTGCGACATCCTGCTCGCCGCCGACACCGCGGTCTTCGGCCAGCCCGAGATCAAGCTCGGCGTCATCCCCGGCATCGGCGGCTCCCAGCGCCTGACGCGCGCCATCGGCAAGGCCAAGGCGATGGAACTGTGCCTCACCGGCCGCACGATGAACGCCGACGAGGCTGAACGAGCGGGCCTGGTCTCGCGGATCGTCCCCGCCGCCGACCTCCTCGACGAGGCCCTGGCGGTCGCCGGGACCGTCGCGGGCATGTCCGCCCCGATCGCCATGATGGCCAAGGAAAGCGTCAACCGCGCCTTCGAGACCACCCTCGCCGAAGGCGTCCGCTTCGAACGCCGCGTCTTCCACGCCACGTTCGCCACCGCCGACCAGAAGGAGGGCATGGCCGCGTTCACCGAGAAGCGCAGCCCGTCGTTCACCCACCGCTGA